The following are encoded together in the Nitrospira sp. genome:
- a CDS encoding heavy-metal-associated domain-containing protein has translation MVIGVVTVSLAGFQELLAESQGQQTVTFQIDGMTCGACVKDVKAALAKVSGFSEIGFSVGKKWVVFSDYSDVRASVTFDPEKADVRTLIMAVEAASNPLSKYRAHVLDK, from the coding sequence ATGGTGATCGGTGTCGTGACCGTGAGCTTGGCCGGATTCCAGGAACTTCTGGCTGAAAGCCAAGGCCAGCAGACCGTTACCTTTCAGATCGATGGGATGACCTGCGGAGCTTGCGTTAAGGACGTCAAAGCCGCCCTGGCTAAGGTGTCTGGTTTTAGCGAGATCGGATTCAGCGTGGGAAAGAAGTGGGTCGTGTTCTCTGATTATTCAGACGTCCGAGCATCGGTGACGTTTGATCCGGAGAAGGCGGATGTGAGGACGTTGATCATGGCCGTCGAGGCGGCTAGTAACCCACTATCAAAATATAGGGCACACGTGCTCGACAAATAA